A genomic segment from Nicotiana sylvestris chromosome 1, ASM39365v2, whole genome shotgun sequence encodes:
- the LOC104243392 gene encoding uncharacterized protein, producing MIVQSSKCYCALWLDIPTQYMFNLHPSQKKNKKDTSKKMIQKQRSEVQNDGKTGKDQAGSSKETLPEKQKQKGNDFESNIVLGESSLADNSNRALRDNNVDSNSKLLMKYGKGADCESPSENKEEHYKDVIQNERPPEQNGSKNEKEHEGSFEAELPEKQQQEDINGEFDFNIVTSDDSLPDNSYHTLKDKDIDGDSKLPIRDEKDQDYHRLKQGIPRSIKFRSIIDIYKCSNRLSSPEEEYNWNRLSISKNQKAEVHNKDKMGKDQAGSSKETLPEEQKQKTIHDEEDLQAIQNERLEEHNGSKTRKGQRDSFEEELLDQQQQQEEDINGDQFEVNRVTCEDRLSDDLDYNVNSGSKLLTRDEKDKKYYIKQGIPRSIKFRSMTNLYKCTNRLSLVEDEYNWSLPIGENPNTSIFSTKEDSTIKTNKKNASCKRKLRDNQKSDGEKDVTTCSASKIVNIKSADDGKRVGNTIRSHK from the exons ATGATAGTTCAATCTAGCAAATGTTACTGTGCTTTATGGCTAGATATACCAACTCAG TATATGTTCAATTTGCATCCatcacaaaagaaaaacaaaaaggataCGAGCAAGAAGATGATTCAGAAACAAAGATCTGAAGTACAGAATGACGGAAAAACGGGAAAGGACCAAGCTGGCTCTTCCAAGGAGACATTAcctgaaaaacaaaaacaaaagg GCAATGATTTTGAGAGCAACATAGTTCTAGGTGAAAGTAGTTTGGCAGATAATTCTAATCGTGCCCTTAGAGACAACAACGTTGATAGTAATTCAAAACTTCTGATGAAATATGGGAAAGGTGCAGATTGCGAG TCACCTAGCGAAAATAAAGAGGAACACTATAAGGATGTGATTCAGAATGAAAGACCTCCGGAACAAAATGGAAGCAAAAATGAAAAGGAGCATGAGGGCTCTTTCGAGGCGGAACTACCTGAAAAACAACAACAGGAAGACATCAACG GTGAATTTGATTTCAACATCGTCACAAGTGATGATAGTCTTCCAGATAATTCTTATCATACTTTAAAGGATAAAGACATCGATGGTGACTCGAAACTTCCAATAAGGGATGAAAAGGATCAAGACTACCATCGTTTGAAACAAGGAATACCAAGAAGTATAAAATTTCGTTCAATTATTGACATATACAAG TGTTCGAATAGGCTCTCATCACCTGAAGAGGAATACAATTGGAATCGTCTAAGTATTTCAAAGAACCAGAAAGCTGAAGTACACAATAAAGACAAAATGGGAAAGGACCAAGCTGGCTCTTCCAAGGAGACACTACCTGAGGAACAGAAACAAAAAACCATTCACG ACGAAGAGGATTTACAGGCAATACAAAACGAGAGACTAGAAGAACACAACGGAAGCAAAACAAGAAAGGGCCAACGAGATTCTTTCGAGGAGGAACTACttgaccaacaacaacaacaagaagaagacATCAACG GTGATCAGTTTGAGGTCAACAGAGTCACATGTGAAGATAGACTCTCCGATGATCTTGATTATAACGTCAATAGTGGCTCGAAACTTTTGACAAGagatgaaaaagataaaaaatactATATCAAGCAAGGAATTCCGAGGAGTATAAAATTCCGTTCCATGACTAACCTTTACAAG TGTACTAATAGGCTCTCACTAGTTGAAGATGAATATAATTGGAGTCTACCAATTGGAGAAAACCCAAATACGAGTATTTTCTCGACCAAAGAAGATTCAACTATCAAAACCAACAAAAAGAATGCTAGTTGTAAGAGAAAATTGAGAGACAATCAAAAAAGCGACGGAGAAAAGGATGTTACGACTTGTTCCGCGTCCAAGATTGTAAATAT AAAATCTGCCGACGATGGTAAGAGAGTAGGAAACACTATCCGCAGTCACAAATGA